A region of the uncultured Bacteroides sp. genome:
TTGATTACGTAATTTGGGGATTTTATTTTCACTTTTGATGAAATTAAGGACTTTTAGAAAAGAAATTGTTCCTATCTGGCCTTTTTTTTATTAAATCCTTATGTGTAATTGAAAAGATGGGTTAATTTTGCAATCTGATTTAGTTTAAAACATGGCAGACGATTCTTTATTTCTATTAGACATAGACAGCGTGCTTCGAACAAAAGCTCCGGGGAAATTCAAATATATTCCGAAGTTTTTTATTTCTTATCTGAAGAAAATTGCTCATCAGGAAGAACTGAATGTATTTCTGAAAGATTCCAAAGATAAGGTGGGAGTTGATTTTCTAGAGGCCTCGATGGATTTTCTGGATGCCAAAATAGAAGTAAGAGGAACCGAAAATTTTCCTGAAGAAGGATTTTGCACTTTCGTCTCCAATCATCCGCTGGGTGGGCTTGACGGAGTGGCAGTAGGTTATGTTCTTGGAAAGCATTACAACGGAAAGATTAAGTATCTGGTAAATGATCTCCTGATGAATCTTCGTAATCTTGCTCCGCTTTGCATTCCGGTAAATAAAACAGGATCGCAGGCAAAGAACTTTCCGGCTATGGTTGAAGCGGGATTTAGATCAGATAATCACCTGTTAATGTTTCCTGCCGGAATATGTTCTCGCCGTCATAACGGTGTGATCAAAGATCTTAACTGGAAAAAAACATTCATTGTTAAGAGTGTTCAGTCACAACGGGATGTTGTTCCGATGTATTTTGAAGGACATAATTCCGGTTTTTTCTATAATCTGGCTAACATCAGAAAGCTTTTAGGAATTAAGATAAATATTGAAATGCTCTATCTGGTAAATGAGATGTTTAAAAATAGGCATAAAACATTTACGCTGACAATAGGAAAACCAATTCCCTGGCAAACTTTTGATAGAACAAAGTCGCCGGCAGAGTGGGCTGATTATGTGAAAGAAATTGTTTATAAGCTGAACACGCAAAAAGTACAAAACACAAAATAATGGAAGATATAATAAAGCCAATTAGTAAAGAGATTCTGAAAGCGGAACTGACTGATGATAAGCGCTTAAGGATGACTAATAAAAGTAATAATTATATTTATATCATTACACATCAGGATTCTCCTAATGTAATGCTTGAAATAGGACGCTTACGAGAGATTGCTTTCCGTGCAGCCGGAGGAGGTTCCGGCTTGTCGACTGACCTCGATGAATATGATACAATGGAGAATCCGTATAAGCAATTAATTGTTTGGAATCCTGAGGCTGAAGAGATACTTGGAGGCTACCGCTATATACTTGGAACAGATGTTAACTTCGATGAAAAGGGACATCCTATATTGGCAACATCTCACATGTTTGATTTCTCGGAAAAGTTCATTAAAG
Encoded here:
- a CDS encoding 1-acyl-sn-glycerol-3-phosphate acyltransferase, which encodes MADDSLFLLDIDSVLRTKAPGKFKYIPKFFISYLKKIAHQEELNVFLKDSKDKVGVDFLEASMDFLDAKIEVRGTENFPEEGFCTFVSNHPLGGLDGVAVGYVLGKHYNGKIKYLVNDLLMNLRNLAPLCIPVNKTGSQAKNFPAMVEAGFRSDNHLLMFPAGICSRRHNGVIKDLNWKKTFIVKSVQSQRDVVPMYFEGHNSGFFYNLANIRKLLGIKINIEMLYLVNEMFKNRHKTFTLTIGKPIPWQTFDRTKSPAEWADYVKEIVYKLNTQKVQNTK